The genome window CCAATTTTGGCCGATAAAAGGAGCCACACTGGTGGAGAGGGCTGCTAGAGCAGACAGGGAGAGCAACTCCAACCGCGAAGCTACCCCAAACCCCGCCACAGCCTCTGGGCCAAACCCCGCCATCAAACTGGTGATGATCCCCGCTGAGATCGGGATCACCATGTTGGTTCCAGCGGCAGGCAACCCAACGTGCAAAATTCTTGACCAACAGCCCCGCACATCTTCCCAAGTGGGCAGAAATAGACTCAGCATGTGCTGGCGAAAATGCAAAAAGAGCAGGGCCAAAACCAGGCTCAAGGCCCGTGCTGCCACCGTCGCCAAAGCAGCTCCCTGCAATTCCAGTCGGGGAAACCCACCCAAGCCAAAAATCAACAACGGGTTCAGGCCAATATTGGTGATGGCCGCCAAGGTCATGATCAAGCTGGGAATCTCGGAGTTGCCAGCGGCCCGGATCGCGGTGTTACCCACCATGGGCACCACCAAAAACACCATGCCCAGGTACCAAATGTGCATGTACTCCCGGATCAGGGGCAAAATATCGGGCTCCGCCCCTAGCGCGGTAAACAAGGGATCCAACGTCAAAAACCCGAAGAGAACACACACCACCACAATCAGCAAAGACAGGAACAAGCTATTGGTGGTCAGACGTTGCACCCGTTGCGGGTTTCCTTCTCCAATCGCCCGGGCAATCACCGAAGAAGCGCCTACCCCCAAACCAATCGCCAAGTTGCTGAGCACCATCGTCACCGGGAAGGTGAAACTCATAGCCGCCAGCTCCAGCGTTCCCAGTTGCCCGACAAAGTAAGCATCCGCCAGCTCAATCGCCATCACGGCAAAAATGCCCCAAATCATCGGCAGGGTCAGGCGAATCAGCTGGGATCCGACCGGGCCTTCGGTGAGGGCTCGGCGTGGGCTAGGCTGTGACACGGAAGTTCTCAA of Thermostichus vulcanus str. 'Rupite' contains these proteins:
- a CDS encoding MATE family efflux transporter, with the translated sequence MSQPSPRRALTEGPVGSQLIRLTLPMIWGIFAVMAIELADAYFVGQLGTLELAAMSFTFPVTMVLSNLAIGLGVGASSVIARAIGEGNPQRVQRLTTNSLFLSLLIVVVCVLFGFLTLDPLFTALGAEPDILPLIREYMHIWYLGMVFLVVPMVGNTAIRAAGNSEIPSLIMTLAAITNIGLNPLLIFGLGGFPRLELQGAALATVAARALSLVLALLFLHFRQHMLSLFLPTWEDVRGCWSRILHVGLPAAGTNMVIPISAGIITSLMAGFGPEAVAGFGVASRLELLSLSALAALSTSVAPFIGQNWGAKRYQRVQESLRLSFFFCLGWGILMTVLLGLGSTTIAAQFDSNPEVIEVTASYLRIVPLSYAGTGLLLTVSAAFNALGKPLAAVILSLTRMFLVYIPLAYVGSQWIGVNGVFLAACIANWGVGLGAVWWSRRSEQFRPPILVEQPLSG